In a single window of the Allobranchiibius huperziae genome:
- a CDS encoding ABC transporter ATP-binding protein, translating into MLLGLLRRHLRPFLGLLGALAAAQLASVVCQLYLPSLNADILDKGVARGDTTYIWHLGGWMLAITVVQVGAAITAAFFGSTIAMSFGRDVRGAIFAQVSRFSAREVNEFGAPTLITRNTNDVQQVQLVVLMACTLMVSAPIMMVGGIFMALREDAPLAPLMVAAMVVLGIAVGLIVRRMIPGFRLMQKRVDGVNRVMREHLSGVRVIRAFVREPYEKERFAVANDELTQASIRVGRLMAALFPTVFMVMNVSTVGVWWFGGHQVDAGTIQIGSLTAYMTYLIQILMSVMMATFMVMMVPRAAVAAERIEGVLRTEPSVHPPAHVVEPEQIRGVVRFEDVEMQYPGADKPVLCGVDLVAHPGQTVAIIGSTGSGKSTLISLVARLFDTTHGTVSIDGVDVRDMDPDKLWGHLGIVPQRPYLFSGTVASNMRYGNPDATDEQIWDALAIAQATGFVRGLDGQLEAPVNQGGTNLSGGQRQRLCIARALVAHPRIYLFDDAFSALDLSTDRRLRTALAPHVRDATVFVVAQRISTIADADQIVVLDGGRMVGIGTHEELAQNCPTYQEIVESQRAEKVGSVA; encoded by the coding sequence ATGCTTCTCGGTCTCTTGCGCCGCCATCTGCGGCCGTTCCTCGGCCTGCTGGGTGCCCTCGCCGCCGCACAGCTGGCGAGCGTCGTCTGCCAGCTGTATCTGCCGAGCCTGAACGCCGACATCCTGGACAAGGGCGTCGCCCGCGGCGACACCACCTACATCTGGCATCTCGGTGGATGGATGCTGGCGATCACCGTGGTTCAGGTGGGCGCGGCGATCACCGCCGCGTTCTTCGGGTCCACGATCGCCATGTCGTTCGGCCGCGACGTACGAGGCGCGATCTTCGCCCAGGTCTCCCGGTTCTCCGCGCGCGAGGTCAATGAGTTCGGTGCTCCCACCCTGATCACCCGCAACACCAACGACGTGCAACAGGTGCAGCTGGTGGTGTTGATGGCGTGCACGCTGATGGTGTCGGCGCCCATCATGATGGTCGGCGGCATCTTCATGGCGTTGCGCGAGGATGCTCCGCTGGCGCCCTTGATGGTGGCCGCCATGGTGGTCCTCGGCATCGCGGTCGGGCTGATTGTGCGCCGGATGATCCCCGGGTTCCGGCTGATGCAGAAGCGCGTCGACGGGGTCAACCGCGTGATGCGAGAACACCTCTCGGGAGTTCGGGTCATCCGGGCCTTCGTGCGGGAGCCGTACGAGAAGGAGCGCTTCGCTGTCGCGAACGATGAGCTGACGCAGGCCTCCATCCGCGTCGGCCGGCTGATGGCCGCACTGTTCCCGACCGTGTTCATGGTGATGAACGTGTCGACGGTCGGCGTGTGGTGGTTCGGCGGGCACCAGGTCGACGCGGGCACGATCCAGATCGGCTCGCTCACCGCGTACATGACCTATCTGATCCAGATCCTGATGTCGGTGATGATGGCGACCTTCATGGTCATGATGGTGCCGCGGGCGGCGGTCGCCGCGGAGCGGATCGAGGGGGTGCTGCGGACAGAACCGTCCGTGCACCCGCCCGCTCACGTGGTCGAGCCGGAGCAGATCCGCGGCGTGGTGCGCTTCGAGGACGTCGAGATGCAGTATCCGGGCGCCGACAAGCCGGTGCTCTGCGGCGTCGATCTCGTGGCCCACCCGGGTCAGACCGTCGCGATCATCGGCTCGACCGGCTCGGGCAAGTCCACTCTGATCTCCCTGGTGGCGCGGTTGTTCGACACCACCCACGGCACGGTGAGCATCGACGGCGTCGACGTGCGCGACATGGACCCCGACAAGCTGTGGGGACACCTCGGCATCGTGCCGCAGCGGCCCTATCTCTTCAGCGGGACCGTGGCCTCCAACATGCGCTACGGCAACCCCGACGCCACCGACGAGCAGATCTGGGACGCGCTCGCCATCGCCCAGGCCACCGGCTTCGTCCGTGGGCTCGACGGGCAGCTCGAGGCGCCGGTGAACCAGGGCGGCACCAACCTGTCCGGTGGTCAGCGCCAACGACTGTGCATCGCGCGGGCGCTGGTCGCGCATCCGCGGATCTACCTGTTCGACGACGCGTTCTCCGCGCTCGATCTGTCCACGGACCGCCGGCTGCGCACCGCGCTCGCGCCCCACGTGCGGGACGCCACGGTCTTCGTCGTGGCACAGCGGATCTCCACGATCGCCGATGCCGATCAGATCGTGGTGCTGGACGGTGGACGAATGGTGGGGATCGGCACCCACGAGGAGCTGGCGCAGAACTGCCCGACCTACCAGGAGATCGTCGAGTCGCAGCGAGCCGAGAAAGTGGGGAGCGTCGCGTGA
- a CDS encoding ABC transporter ATP-binding protein: protein MRRPRGPSMGVGAGEKTQDFIGSGRRLLGLLRPERRTMYLVLVLTVCTVTLSVIGPRILGKAVDAINSGAIARHLPAGSSKAAVVAGLRARGQSTYADMIERLHLVPGVGIDFGHVARILLLVLACYLVSAGTQLIQARLLNRAIQLTMNRLRHDVEDKVGRVPLRHLDGQPRGELLSRVTNDIDNIGQSMQQTLSQLLVNGLTIIGVIVMMLTISWWLTLIAMIAIPLVLLVTRQVMKRSQRFFVAQWKHTGELNGQIEETYSGHELVKVFGRTPQVRARFDEKNGELMRVSQRAQFVSSLVMPIMMFVGNLQYVVVCVLGGLRVASGTMTLGEVTAFVQYTRQFTQPLTQLASMVNLMQSGVASAERVFEVLDAPEETDDGSDSLGTTQGRVEFDDVSFGYEPARPLIEHLSLQVTPGSTVAIVGPTGAGKTTLVNLVMRFYELTSGRILLDDVDIATVPRTELRSRIGMVLQDTWLFHGTIWDNIAYGRLGASDEEILAAAQATFVDRFARALPDGYDTVIDEEASNLSSGERQLITIARAFLADPALLILDEATSSVDTRTEVMLQQAMAALRSERTSFVIAHRLSTIRDADTILVMEHGAIVEQGSHDELMKAQGAYYGLYMSQFEGAVTEQESEPAGV from the coding sequence ATGCGTCGGCCGCGGGGACCGTCCATGGGAGTGGGCGCCGGGGAGAAGACGCAGGACTTCATCGGGTCGGGTCGCCGCCTGCTCGGACTCCTCAGACCCGAGCGCCGCACCATGTATCTCGTCCTGGTGCTCACCGTCTGCACCGTCACCCTCAGCGTGATCGGACCGCGGATCCTCGGGAAGGCCGTGGACGCGATCAACTCCGGCGCCATCGCGCGGCACCTGCCGGCGGGATCGAGCAAGGCGGCCGTGGTGGCGGGCCTGCGGGCGAGGGGCCAGTCGACGTACGCCGACATGATCGAGCGACTGCACCTGGTGCCGGGCGTGGGCATCGACTTCGGACACGTGGCACGCATCCTGCTGCTGGTCCTCGCGTGCTACCTGGTGTCGGCGGGCACCCAGCTGATCCAGGCGCGGCTGCTGAACCGGGCCATCCAGCTCACGATGAACCGGCTGCGGCACGACGTCGAGGACAAGGTCGGCCGGGTGCCGTTGCGGCACCTGGACGGTCAGCCGCGCGGGGAGCTGCTCTCACGGGTCACCAACGACATCGACAACATCGGCCAGTCGATGCAGCAGACGCTCAGCCAGCTGCTGGTCAACGGGCTCACCATCATCGGCGTGATCGTGATGATGCTGACCATCTCATGGTGGCTCACGCTCATCGCGATGATCGCGATCCCGTTGGTGCTGCTCGTGACCCGCCAGGTGATGAAGCGCTCGCAACGCTTCTTCGTGGCGCAGTGGAAGCACACCGGCGAGCTGAACGGGCAGATCGAGGAGACCTACAGCGGGCACGAGCTGGTCAAGGTCTTCGGGCGGACCCCGCAGGTGCGCGCGCGTTTCGATGAGAAGAACGGCGAACTGATGCGGGTGAGCCAGCGGGCTCAGTTCGTGAGCAGCCTGGTCATGCCGATCATGATGTTCGTGGGCAACCTGCAGTACGTCGTGGTGTGCGTGCTCGGTGGACTGCGCGTCGCGTCCGGGACGATGACGCTCGGTGAGGTCACGGCGTTCGTGCAGTACACCCGCCAGTTCACCCAACCGCTCACCCAGCTGGCGTCGATGGTCAACCTGATGCAGTCGGGGGTGGCCAGTGCGGAGCGGGTCTTCGAGGTGCTGGACGCACCCGAGGAGACCGACGACGGGTCGGATTCGCTGGGCACCACCCAGGGCCGAGTCGAGTTCGACGACGTGTCGTTCGGGTACGAGCCCGCGCGGCCGCTCATCGAGCACCTGTCGCTGCAGGTCACCCCGGGCAGCACGGTCGCGATCGTCGGCCCGACCGGTGCGGGCAAGACCACCCTCGTCAACCTGGTCATGCGGTTCTACGAGTTGACCTCCGGGCGCATCCTGCTGGACGACGTCGACATCGCGACGGTCCCGCGAACGGAGCTGCGTTCCCGGATCGGCATGGTGCTGCAGGACACCTGGCTCTTCCACGGCACCATCTGGGACAACATCGCGTACGGCCGGCTCGGTGCGAGCGATGAGGAGATCCTGGCGGCGGCGCAGGCGACGTTCGTGGACCGTTTCGCCCGCGCGCTGCCGGACGGCTACGACACGGTCATCGACGAGGAGGCTTCGAACCTGTCCTCCGGCGAGCGGCAGCTGATCACCATCGCACGGGCATTCCTGGCCGATCCGGCGTTGCTGATCCTCGACGAAGCGACCTCATCGGTGGACACCCGCACCGAGGTGATGCTGCAGCAGGCCATGGCGGCGCTCCGCTCCGAGCGCACGAGTTTCGTGATCGCCCACCGTCTCTCGACCATCCGGGACGCTGACACCATCCTGGTGATGGAGCACGGCGCGATCGTGGAGCAGGGCAGCCACGATGAGCTGATGAAGGCGCAGGGCGCCTACTACGGGCTCTACATGTCGCAGTTCGAGGGCGCGGTCACCGAGCAGGAGAGCGAGCCGGCCGGCGTGTGA
- a CDS encoding alpha/beta fold hydrolase has protein sequence MSASGDGAYRSGGGAASTHAHYDDMLTSARLLDTAGDHARALSTDLTMTIARLPVTGTLMSPGTAVRIGERTVALTVGPHGLVVLCADLELMARGVRLSVDYYRTRDAAVADALTAYHFGVALPHVVSAVGSAAGVAAALTYRDYSLATLRDPAHPRIDPVTAYERYFTSTISRAAYDDPSLTDDTARSARLVAYVLGDGGDFDHQVAAILGIATAHGYLLDSTKLTVTAAGTHTTAGPRTKGSIGTLVADDAWAERAGNAHRSLLSVHRRIDAQGRGHWVVDLPGTQNWGVKMPQDPSDATANVRSMADVPSSLYPAISAALAAAMRAQGVTPGSEPVMLVGHSQGGIVAARLAQNPQFRTRFRVTRLITVAAPTSRIAVPGSVRALSIEHTSDLVPRLDAAGEPDAVNRTYIRIDPRSQMRPGDHDPIDQHDPDLYADSARRHLGRDSTDPLVKRWYADTEGFMDGTDVRYDYELHR, from the coding sequence ATGTCGGCATCCGGGGACGGGGCATACCGCTCCGGCGGCGGGGCGGCATCCACCCATGCCCACTACGACGACATGCTCACCAGCGCCCGACTGCTCGACACCGCCGGCGACCACGCCCGGGCCCTGTCGACCGATCTGACGATGACGATCGCCCGCCTGCCGGTCACCGGGACACTGATGTCGCCGGGCACCGCCGTCCGGATCGGCGAGCGCACGGTGGCCCTGACGGTCGGCCCGCACGGGCTCGTCGTGCTCTGCGCCGATCTGGAGCTGATGGCGCGCGGGGTGCGCCTGTCGGTCGATTACTACCGGACGCGGGACGCCGCTGTCGCCGATGCCCTCACCGCCTACCACTTCGGGGTCGCCCTACCGCACGTTGTGTCCGCCGTCGGGAGCGCGGCAGGTGTGGCGGCGGCGTTGACCTACCGCGACTACAGCCTCGCGACGCTGCGGGACCCGGCACATCCGCGCATCGACCCGGTGACGGCGTACGAGCGGTACTTCACCTCCACGATCTCCCGTGCTGCCTATGACGATCCGTCCCTGACCGATGACACGGCGCGGTCGGCACGCCTCGTGGCCTACGTGCTGGGCGACGGGGGCGACTTCGACCACCAGGTCGCCGCGATCCTGGGCATCGCGACCGCCCACGGATACCTGCTCGATTCCACCAAGCTGACGGTGACGGCGGCGGGCACCCACACGACTGCCGGTCCCCGCACCAAGGGCAGCATCGGCACGCTGGTCGCCGACGATGCATGGGCGGAGCGAGCCGGAAACGCACACCGGTCTCTCCTCAGCGTGCACCGTCGGATCGACGCGCAGGGCAGGGGCCACTGGGTGGTCGACCTCCCCGGCACTCAGAACTGGGGCGTCAAGATGCCGCAGGACCCGTCGGACGCCACGGCGAACGTACGCAGCATGGCCGATGTGCCGAGCAGCCTCTACCCGGCGATCAGCGCTGCCCTCGCGGCCGCGATGAGAGCCCAAGGCGTCACGCCCGGCTCGGAACCGGTCATGTTGGTGGGCCACAGCCAGGGCGGCATCGTGGCCGCGCGCCTCGCACAGAATCCGCAGTTCCGGACCAGGTTCCGGGTCACCCGACTGATCACCGTCGCGGCGCCGACGTCCCGGATCGCCGTGCCGGGATCGGTCCGGGCGCTGTCCATCGAGCACACCTCCGACCTGGTCCCCCGCCTCGATGCGGCGGGGGAACCGGACGCCGTCAACCGCACGTACATCCGGATCGACCCCAGGTCGCAGATGCGTCCGGGCGACCACGACCCCATCGACCAGCACGACCCGGACCTCTACGCCGACAGCGCCCGCCGCCATCTGGGCCGCGACAGCACCGATCCCCTGGTGAAGCGGTGGTACGCCGACACCGAGGGATTCATGGACGGCACCGACGTCCGCTACGACTACGAACTGCACCGATGA